The following proteins come from a genomic window of Alicyclobacillus dauci:
- the liaF gene encoding cell wall-active antibiotics response protein LiaF: protein MRRSSLFGIVVVLVGLFYLLLRMQIIPVHTPWTSGSVLWPLLLVVAGLYGLVESRSKRVPWTAIFMILLGVGMSLKGTHLFPFLNVIGFWGLFFGLAIVLFGLSLIFPGRTWFGPIVVNVSNKGGSRSFDSNMSEDLAVSTELDRRNRSDRIQTDWRLIGDLSIGRSPWVLRDMRLWNGIGDVRVNLATAHVEDGTYRLDVRGWIGDIRVLVPEDLPILVEADVSVGNVTIFGDAQTGTGRSVQLEDEMYASAARRCHLILGLRIGDVEVVRV, encoded by the coding sequence ATGAGGCGAAGCAGTTTATTTGGAATCGTTGTCGTACTAGTTGGACTGTTTTATTTACTTCTTCGAATGCAAATTATCCCCGTGCACACACCTTGGACGTCGGGGTCTGTCCTGTGGCCGCTTCTCCTTGTTGTCGCGGGCCTCTATGGACTCGTGGAGTCGCGCAGCAAGCGAGTGCCTTGGACAGCAATTTTCATGATTTTACTTGGCGTGGGCATGTCACTGAAAGGGACACACTTATTCCCTTTCCTAAACGTCATCGGTTTTTGGGGGCTGTTCTTTGGATTGGCGATTGTCCTCTTCGGGTTATCGCTCATTTTCCCAGGACGCACCTGGTTTGGCCCCATTGTCGTCAATGTCAGTAATAAGGGTGGCTCCCGTTCATTCGACAGCAACATGTCGGAGGACCTCGCCGTGTCGACAGAACTCGACCGGCGCAACAGAAGCGATCGTATACAGACAGACTGGCGGCTCATTGGCGATTTATCGATTGGTCGATCCCCATGGGTTTTGCGGGACATGCGCCTGTGGAACGGTATTGGTGACGTCCGAGTCAACCTTGCCACCGCGCATGTCGAGGACGGGACATATCGGCTCGACGTTCGTGGCTGGATAGGTGATATCCGTGTGTTGGTGCCAGAAGATCTGCCTATACTCGTCGAAGCGGACGTATCTGTGGGCAATGTCACCATCTTTGGTGATGCGCAAACGGGGACCGGGCGATCCGTGCAACTGGAGGACGAGATGTACGCGTCCGCCGCAAGGCGCTGTCACTTGATCCTCGGACTCCGAATTGGCGATGTGGAAGTGGTGCGTGTCTAA
- a CDS encoding sensor histidine kinase, protein MLTTRMRFLIGGTGIAVVSYLSGILFMHVWDDGHRFVYLLVHLILVGFAIVVVGILIGYLQAQTIRRRLYDIEEAAVLMANGRLQHRIARYGERDEIDSLAAQFNRMGERIEQQVALLQKLAAENLELAQSAERAATIEERQRVSRELHDSVSQQLFSLTLLAAAAGSQYRQGSAKLMETIQHIEELSNQAQREMRALLLHLRPVELDGRSLTDAAPSFLQSVEERHGLAWSFHAEGVKQLPAAVEEQLFRIL, encoded by the coding sequence ATGCTAACTACTCGAATGAGGTTTCTCATTGGCGGCACGGGCATCGCCGTTGTGTCATATCTGTCCGGCATTCTATTCATGCACGTGTGGGATGACGGGCATCGCTTCGTCTATCTGCTGGTTCACTTGATTCTCGTTGGTTTCGCCATTGTGGTCGTTGGGATTCTCATTGGGTATCTGCAAGCGCAAACCATTCGGCGACGTCTGTACGACATTGAGGAAGCTGCCGTGCTGATGGCGAACGGGCGGTTGCAGCACCGGATCGCGAGGTACGGTGAGCGGGATGAGATCGATTCTCTCGCAGCTCAGTTTAATCGCATGGGTGAGCGCATAGAACAGCAAGTTGCACTTCTGCAAAAACTAGCTGCGGAAAATCTGGAGCTGGCACAGTCTGCGGAGCGCGCCGCTACGATTGAGGAACGCCAGCGCGTTTCGCGTGAATTGCACGACTCGGTCAGCCAGCAGTTGTTCTCCCTTACATTGCTCGCGGCCGCAGCGGGCAGTCAGTATCGGCAAGGGTCGGCGAAACTGATGGAGACCATACAGCACATTGAGGAACTTTCCAATCAGGCGCAGCGTGAGATGCGAGCATTGCTGCTGCACTTGCGGCCCGTTGAACTGGATGGGCGTTCGCTTACGGATGCGGCACCGTCGTTTTTACAATCGGTGGAGGAGCGACACGGGCTCGCCTGGTCGTTTCACGCCGAAGGCGTCAAGCAATTGCCGGCCGCAGTGGAGGAGCAACTCTTTCGAATCCTCTAG